Below is a genomic region from Solidesulfovibrio fructosivorans JJ].
CGAGCCCGGCCTGCAATTCCCCGGCCGGCAGGTCGGCCACGATTTCCCGGTTGTAGAAAACGAGCGCCCGGCCGGCATGGGCCAGTAGTTCGTCGAGGTCTTCGGAAAAAAAGAGCACGGCGGCGCCCGCGGCCGCGCGCTCCCGGAAATGGTCCCATATCTGGGCGATGGAGGCCGCGTCCAGGCCGCGCGTGGGGTTGTCGGCCAAAAGGAGTCTGGTGTCGTCCGGAATGAGCGAGAGCAGCAGGCGCTGCTGGTTGCCGCCGGAAAGGGAGGCGGCCGGGGCGGCCGGGGTGTCGGTCAGGCGGAAGCGGCCCACGCAGCGTTCGGCGAAGATCGCCGCCGCCTGCCGGCGCTTGTCGGGAAAAGCCAGCCTGACGTGGTCGAGCAGGGAAAGCCCCGGGAAAAGCCCTTCCTCCATGCGCGAGGCGGGCAGGTGGTGGACCCCGGCGGCCAGGAACCGCCGGGCCGGTTTGCCGGCGAGATTTTTGCCGTCGATTTCCAGTTCGCCGGCCACGGTCCGGGCGATGCCGGCCAGGCCGCGCAAGAAGGCCTCCTGGCCGCCGCCGGCGATGCCGGCCAGACCGACGATTTCCCCGGGGCGAATGGTCAGGGTGCAGGGCGAAAGCACGATCTTTTCGTCGGCGATGACGGCCTCGCGCAGACGCGCCAGCGGCCGCGCTTCCCGCGACGGCGCGGGCCGGGGCGCGGGCGCGACCGGCCTGTCCAGGATGTCGCAGAGCACCTCGCCCTGGCCGGCGAACATGGCCGATAGGATCGCCGGGCCGCCAAGGGGCGCGTCAAAGGCGCCGGCCAGCCTGCCCTGGCGCAGGACGTAGACCTTGTCGCAAAGCTCCTTTGCCTCGGCCAGCTTGTGGGTGACCAGGGCCACGATGCGCTCGCCGTCGGCCACGAAGGCGCGCAGCACGCCGAAAAGCGCTTCCTTCTGGGCCGGGGAGATGCCCGTGGTCGGCTCGTCGAGGATCAAAAGGCGCACGTCGCGGTCCATGAGCCGGGCCAGCTCCAGGTGCTGGCGCTGGGCCACGGACAGGTTGGCGGCGGCCACGTCGGGCGGGAGGTCGAAGCCCATGCGGGCGCAGACCGCGCGCAGGCGCCGCCTGGCCTCGGCCCGGGA
It encodes:
- a CDS encoding ATP-binding cassette domain-containing protein — protein: MEVVLSGIVKRFGELAANDGVTATLSPGRIHGILGENGAGKSTLMRVLSGVYAPDAGVIRIDGRDHGKLSPEAASRLGIGMLPQDPLDFPPLTVWENFAISGGEVRSRAEARRRLRAVCARMGFDLPPDVAAANLSVAQRQHLELARLMDRDVRLLILDEPTTGISPAQKEALFGVLRAFVADGERIVALVTHKLAEAKELCDKVYVLRQGRLAGAFDAPLGGPAILSAMFAGQGEVLCDILDRPVAPAPRPAPSREARPLARLREAVIADEKIVLSPCTLTIRPGEIVGLAGIAGGGQEAFLRGLAGIARTVAGELEIDGKNLAGKPARRFLAAGVHHLPASRMEEGLFPGLSLLDHVRLAFPDKRRQAAAIFAERCVGRFRLTDTPAAPAASLSGGNQQRLLLSLIPDDTRLLLADNPTRGLDAASIAQIWDHFRERAAAGAAVLFFSEDLDELLAHAGRALVFYNREIVADLPAGELQAGLVGDLMTGRAVAETAS